In Sulfuritortus calidifontis, the sequence GTACTGGAACTCAAGGCGCGTTCGCAGACCTCGGCCGCCATCAAGTCCTTGCTCGGACTGGCCCCCAAGACCGCCCGGCGCCTTCGCGACGATGGCACGGAAGAGGACGTGCCCCTGACGCACATCCATGTCGGCGATCGGCTGCGCATTCGACCCGGCGAAAAGGTTCCGGTAGATGGTACGGTAATCGAGGGCAGCAGCGCTGTGGACGAATCGATGCTGACGGGGGAGTCCCTGCCCGTGACCAAGCGGGTGGGCGACAAGGTCATCGGTGCGACGCTCAATACCAGTGGCGCGCTCGTCATGGTCGCCGAACGTGTCGGCTCGGCGACCATGCTGTCCCAGATTGTGCAGATGGTGGCGCAGGCGCAGCGGTCCAAGGCGCCGATGCAGCGCATGGCCGATGTCGTGGCGGGCTATTTCGTGGTCGCGACGGTGTCCATCGCCGTGCTGACCTTTTTTGCCTGGGGCCTGTTCGGGCCGGAACCGCGTTGGGTTTTTGGCCTCATCAACGCCGTGGCTGTGCTGATCATCGCCTGCCCCTGCGCGCTGGGCTTGGCCACGCCCATGTCGATCATGGTGGCGACCGGGCGAGGGGCTACGCAGGGGGTGCTGTTTCGCGATGCCGCCGCGATCGAGAAAATGCGCCAGGTCGATACCCTGATCGTCGACAAGACCGGCACATTGACCGAGGGCCGGCCGCGCTATCAGACGACGATCGCAGCCGAAGGCTTCACCGCCGGCGAAGCCTTGCGACTGGCTGCCAGCCTCGACCAGGGCAGCGAGCACCCGCTGGCGGAAGCCATCGTCACGGCCGCGCGCGAGCAGGGCCTGGTGCTCTCACGCGCCGAGGAGTTCGACTCGCACTCAGGCATCGGCGTGCGCGGGCGCGTCGATGGACATGCCGTGGCACTGGGCAACACCGCGCTGATGGAACAGCTCGGTGTGGACGTGCGGCCATTGGCCGAGCGGGCGGAGGCGCTGCGCGGTGAGGGTGCCAGCGTGATGCATCTGGCCGTCGATGGCGTGCTCGCCGCAGTCCTGGCCGTCGCCGACCCGGTGAAGAAGACCACACCGCAAGCGCTGGCGTCGTTGCGCGCGGAGGGCTTGCGCGTCGTCATGGCCACGGGCGACGGTCTGACCACGGCCAAGGCCGTGGCGGCGCGCTTGGGCATCGATGAGGTGCATGGCGAGGTCAAGCCCGCCGACAAACTGCAACTGGTGGAGCGGCTGCAGCGCGAGGGGCGTATCGTTGCGATGGCTGGTGACGGCATCAATGATGCCCCGGCCTTGGCAAAGGCCGACGTCGGTATCGCCATGGGCACCGGCACCGACGTGGCGATGAACAGCGCACAGATCACGCTCGTCAAGGGTGACCTGCGCGGTATTGCGGTGGCGCGCGCCTTGTCAGTGGCCACGGTCCGCAACATGAAGCAGAACCTGATGTTCGCCTTTCTCTACAACGCACTGGGCATTCCCATTGCGGCCGGCGTGCTGTATCCGCTCACCGGTTGGCTGCTTTCACCGTTGATCGCCGCCCTGGCGATGAGTCTCAGCTCCGCATCGGTGATCGGCAATGCGCTGCGTTTGCGCGGCGTCCGTCTTGTCTGAACACGAGGATCGTCGCGCGTGCCGTGGTGGGTGCTGGTTGCACTCCCAGATCGCTGGGTCTGTCGTATCGGTTGCCACCCGACGTTGGACACCTGATCCCTATCGAGGCCTGGAATGCTCTCGACCACGGCACCTGAGCCGCCTCACACCGATACCGCACTTGGCGCCCAGTCGGCATCGCCATAAGCACTTGCACCGATGTGGCGATGAGTCCGCGCCCCGCCCCGGTGAGCAGGAATGCATTGAGATTGGCACACGATTAATCCCGATCCCATCCCGAATGGAATCTGACATATACGTAACGGCCGTCTCATCTTCCCGTCAGCGGTGGCTTCGCAGAATACATACTGTGCAGTCGCACAAGGCATTGACAGAAATGCCTTCACGTTTGATTGAAAGGAGTGTAGAGATGAAAGCCAGGATTACCGCTGTTGTCGCCGCCACCGTGCTGAGCGCCATCGTAACCCCATCGTTCGCTGGTGACGCGGCAGCGGCCAGCGCCAAGAAAATGTTCCTCCTCAAGGACGGTGGAACCCTGTATGTATTCGAGGACGGCAAGATGGCGCTGGAAGACAAGTTCGGACGGACTATCCACCTGAAAGAGGGGCAATCGCTCGAAACGGTCGATGGCCAGAAGATTACAGCCAACGGCAACGAGGTCGCTCGACTCGATGGTCTTCTCCGTAAGGGTCATTCCAACCAATGACTACTCGATTCAATTCGTGAACTGCACGCCAGCGGATGTCGGGCCAACTCGTTGACCAACACGCGCTGGCGGGCCATCGGTCATAGCTGGGGCTAACCACTCGATGGTAGGCTGCGACGCTACCGGTCAATCGGCGCCGCACAAGGTGAGAGTCCGCCCTGCACTGACTGACCGGCGTTCATTGCCGGGGCCATTGCGTCCACAACAACCCGCAGGATTGCCCGGGATTGCTCAATCGTTGAGAGAGTGGGTTGGATTCCGGTCGCGTCTGCACCACCAAATAACAAAGGGCACCCACCGGGTGCCCTTTGTTATTTGTGGTGTCGGGGGCTGGTGAGGACTCCCTGAGTTCGACCACGACGCATGCGTCGTGGGACGCCCGCAGGGCGGGCCTGGAGCGCAGCGCAAGGCCGAGTTGTCGCGGATGCAACGCGACAGCGAGCAACCTCCTCCGCACACCCCCACTTGGTTACCACCTGCCCTGAATAAAACCGGGCACCCACCGGGTGCCCTTTGTTATTTGTGGTGTCGGGGGCTGGTGAGGACTCCCTGAGTTCGACCACGACGCATGCGTCGTGGGACGCCCGCAGGGCGGGCCTGGAGCGCAGCGCAAGGCCGAGTTGTCGCGGATGCAACGCGACAGCGAGCAACCTCCTCCGCACTGCCTCCCTCGATTGCCATGCACCTCGAAAAAACCACGTCCCTTGGATTCCGGGTCTTCGCTCCGCTCCGCCCGGAATGAGGCCCTATTCAAAGCCCCCCAGGTGTAACCGACCGTAACCAGCACTGACGCGCGCAACCAAGATATGCTCATTGCCGCGAGCCATTTTAAAGACTATATTCAGTCCTGACCATGTCCCGAGGATTTTGCAATGCGCTACTCTGTTCAAGTTAAACCCATCAGCTACCTCAAGGCGAACGCCGCCGAGGTCTTAACCCAATTGACCGAGAGGCGCGAGCCGCTGGTTATCACCCAGAATGGGGAGGCCAAGGCGGTCATCCAGGATGTGGCCTCCTATGAGGAGACGCAGGAAACTCTGGCGTTGCTGAAAATTCTCGCCCTCGGCAATGCTGAAGTCGAGGCGGGCAAAGTGAAGCCCGTGAGTGAGGTCGTCGCGAGGTTGCGGATCAAACAGGCCGCCCAATAATGGCGGCTCGCAAGTATGAGGTGCTGCTCACCCAGGGCGCCGAGCAGGATCTGGAGTCGATCTACGACTACATCGCGGAATTCGACTGCAAGGCCAGCGCCGACCATGTGCTGGATCGCTTGCTAAAAGCCGTAGAAAGCCTGTCCGCCTTCCCTGAACGCGGCCCCTACCCCAAGGAACTGGTTGCCCTCGGCATTCGGGACTATCGGCAGACTTCTTTCAAGCCCTACCGAGTGATCTATCGGGTGATCGGGCAGAAAATTCACATCTACGTGATCGCCGACGGCCGGCGGGACATGCAATCCCTCCTGGCGCGTCGCCTGCTCGGTGCCTGATGAGAATGGCTGGCCACAATCGTCAACCCCTGTCCCGCCCGCCTTTCTGGCAAATCCCGCAGAATCCCATTAGCATCGCCTCATAGTCACAACGCGCCGCATAGCCCAATAGGCGCCCCGGGATGCCATTTCGCCGTTTACTGACCCTTTGCCTGATCATTGCCGGCGGCCTGCTCGCCCTGCGCAGCGCGGCCAGCATCGTCGATTTTTCCAAAGGCCTGATCGACCACGTCAGCCAGCGCTTCGGCCCCGAGGCGCCGGCAAGGCTTTATGCCTGGCAAATTTTGGCCAGAAAAATCCAGGCCCAGGAAGGCGGCAACCTGCGGCTCAAGGCCCTGCGCAGCCAGGACGGCCAGGCCGAAATGCCCGTCCTCGTCGCGGTCAACAACTTCTTCAACCGTGTGCCTTATTACGAGGACCAGGTGCATTGGCGCGTACCCGACTATTGGGCTACCCCGGTTGAAACCCTGGGCTCGTACGGCGCCGACTGCGAGGACTACTCCATCGCCAAGTACCTGACCCTGAAGGAACTCGGCCTGCCGATCGAACGCATGCGCATCACCTACGTACGCGCCCTCAACCTGGGCGTCTCGCACATGGTGCTGGCCTACTACCCCACGCCCGAGGCCGATCCCCTCATCCTCGACAACCTGATCAACCCCATCAAGCGCGGCTCGGAGCGCACCGACCTGGAGCCGGTCTACAGCTTCAATGACGATGATCTCTGGATGGCCAGCGGCCAGAGCCGCAAGGGCGGCGCCAGCGCGGTGCGCCTGTGGCAGGAGCTGCAGGCTAAGCTGGCGCGGGAACGGCAGATGTAAAACCTTCTAGGTATACAATGGCCATACAATTACACGCTGTAGCCGGTTCGCTTGTATTCCAAGCCATGCCTGAGCAAACAGGCCCCATCGATTTGGCGGAAGCTGAACATGTCGCTCGACACCATGATTGACCTTGTCGATGCCGCCTTGGCTTTCAGCATAAGCGGCGGGGGCCCCGTTACTCGAGCCCTACGGTCAACCATCCGAAATAGGCGGCCATCTTGAGCATTCGCCGCAATACCTTCTACAACCTTACCGGCAACCTATTGCCACTCGGCATTTCATTAATAACCGTACCCATTTACCTCCAACTCCTGGGAGTAGAACGTTATGGCGTACTGGCCATTGCCTGGATACTGTTAGGCTACTTCAGCCTCTTCGATCTTGGCCTCTCGCGCGCGACAGCCAACCAAATCGCCAAGATGCGCAACGCCACGCCGGCAGAACGACAGGCAGTAGTCTGGACGGCACTCGCATTAAACGCAGTCTTCGGTCTCATTGGCAGCGTAGCCCTATATATCGCAGCGCCCCCGTTGCTTGAAAACGTATTCAAAATGGCGGCGCCGCTGCGCGCGGAAATCTTGGCTGCATTGCCATGGATGGCCGCCGCCATCCCGCTGGCCACTCTTAGGGGGGTTCTCGTTGGCGCCATGGATGGCCGGGAACGCTTTCTGGCCGTGAACATTATTCACGTGCTAAGCACTGCGTTGATTCAGATAATTCCACTCATGGTTGCCATTGCATATGGCCCGCAACTGGAAGGGATCATCGCCGCAGCCATTGGGGTAAGAGTGCTCACACTCGCCATACTCTACCTGGCGCAGCGCAAGGAGCTACCCATTCAAACAGCCCAGTGGCATCCCCAATGGGCCAAGCCCTTGCTCGTCTACGGTGGGTGGGTATCAGTTACCAACTCGATCATCCCGATCCTGGAGACCCTCGATCGTTTCATAATCGGTGCCATGTTGGGGGCCCGTGCCGTAGCCATCTATACGGTACCCTTCAATCTGGTCAATCCACTGCGCATATTGCCCGGCTCACTGTCCCGCACGTTGTTTCCGCGGCTTTCCGCCCAGGCGCCAGAGGAAGCCAATGAACTCGCCCATAGCGCAATGCTGACTTTGGCCGCCCTCCTTACGCCACTGACAGTGGCAGGCATGTTCATAGCAGGCCCTTTCCTGGAGCTCTGGGTCGGCCCAGAAATCGCAAAAGATGCCACCCCGCTTACCGCCACCTTCCTGGTCGGAATATGGATCAATAGCATCGCGCATATCCCTTTCAGCCTGCTGGAAGCCAGGGGCCGACCCGATCTGCTGACGAAACTGCACCTTTTCACATTACCCGTCTTCCTTGGCATGTTATGGCTGGGCGCGCACTTGGGCGGCTTGCCCGGCGTAGCCATGGCCTGGACTGCCAGGGTCTGGCTCGATTCGAACATCCTGTTCTGGCTGGCTGGTGTCGCCAAATCAAGTTGGTATTACATATGGCCGGGCGCTGTCTTGATTTTTATGGCGTGGCTTGCAGTCACGTGGCAAGCAGACGCCTATATCCTAGGTATGGCACTGACCCTGTTGGCCATGGCCTGGGCCTTTCTCAAATCCCCGATACTGCGTCAAATGGCCGTGGCTGCCCATGCCCGCACGCGACGCTATTTTCACGACCTATTGAATAAGCAAGCATGAGCCACCCTAATCAGATTGCTTTTGTCGCGGCCTGCTCCACCCTGCTGGCCCGCCACCTCACCGATGGCAGTGTCGTGGAAATCGGCTCTTACGACGTCAACGGCAACATTCGCGCGCACTTCACTTGGGCCAAGCGTTATACCGGCATCGACCTGGTCGCGGGCCCAGGAGTCGATATCGTCGACTCTGGCCATGAATTTGGTGAAAGCAACACCTACGACATCTCGATCTCCTGCGAGGCATTCGAGCATAATCCCTACTGGCTTGAAACCTTCCTGAACATGATCCGTATCACCAGACCGAACGGCGTGGTGTTGTTTACCTGCGCCTCAAAAGGGCGGGCGGAGCACGGAACCGAGCGGACCAGCCAGACCGACAGCCCGGGCACCACCAGCATCGGCTGGTCCTACTACAGGAATCTGGACACCAAGGATTTCACCAGCCGAATCGACCTGGATAGGCATTTCGGTTTCCATCGCTTCTACCGGGTAAAAAGTACGAGAGACCTGTATTTCATCGGCATCAAGCGCGAATATGCGGCGAGCGCTTCGGCGGCCGACCAGCCGACTTGGCTCCAACAGGAAATCGGCGAACTAGACCGTCTGATTGCAGACATGAATGCCATCCGCTCGACGCCATCTCCAAGTGGACACCCCATTCTCCGCACCCTCCGCATGCTGCCTGTGCGTCTAGCCGAGGCCATCCTGCCGGATGATTGGTATCAGGATTTTCGCTTCCACTATCTGAAGCAGACCGACCGACTCAGAAGGTACCTACTGGGCGGGACGGAATAAATTTCGAGGCACCCATGCGCATCTCCATCGCCATGGCCACCTACAACGGGGCCAAGTACTTACAGGAGCAGCTCGACAGCTTGGCGGCACAGACCCTGCTACCGTGCGAGCTGGTGATTTGCGATGACGGTTCGACCGACGCCACGCTGGAAATCGCCGAGCGCTTCGCCGTCAGGGCGCCCTTCCCTGTCCGAATTCACCGCAACGAAAAGAATCTCGGCTATGCGGACAACTTCCTCAAGGCCGCGAGCCTGTGCGAAGGCGACTGGATCGCCTTCTGCGATCAGGACGATGTGTGGCTGCCGCACAAGCTGGAAACCGTTTCACGACGTTTTAATAATGATGTGCTCCTGGTGGCCCATGCCGCTATCGTAGCCAATAAAAACCTGGCACCAGGCTGGAGCCTCGAACTAGACATCAAAACCGACTCGACGAAAAGACCCCTGCAGAATCGCTTATGGTGGGTTCCACCAGGGTTTACGCAGTGCGTAGCGAAGGAATTAACAAGTCTGCCGCATGACCGCCGACCTGAAGATTACAATTATCCGGGAAGAATGCAGGCACATGACCAGTGGTTCTATTTCTTGGCGAACTCATTGGGAAACATCGCATACATCAAAGAGCCGCTTGCCATCTGGCGCCGCCATGAAGCCACTGTAACAGCCACGAAGGCAAAACCTGTGGCAACCAAGCCCTGGAAACACCTTACGACTGCTTATAAAAAGCATTACTTACTTCTGGCAGGAATTGCCAACGAATACAAAAAAACCATGTGGGCGCTGATGCATCTGCTGGATCAAGCCACGGCACTCAGGGCGATCTCCTACTACAACCGGATGCGCCTCTTCCATCTTGCGCGCAGCCTACTCTATTCGCGGGCGAACTTCATCGTCAGGGCCAGGGCGTTGCTGAGGATTGTTTTGAGGAATGGCTATTTTGGTGGCGACACGGCCGGGCTGGGTGCACGCGCCCTGGCAAAAGACGTCTTCATGCTATTCCTCGCCGGCCCCATTTTTTCGTTGCGGAATCTGCTGACGCGGGCTCTACTGGAAAGGTCACTCTTCTTTAAAAAGACCCTCGCGCATCTCCTGCCATCGACCGCCTTTCCACCCGGCAGCGCCCTGATCGTCGCCCCCCACCCCGACGATGAGGTTTTCGCCTGCGGCGGATTGATCGCCCACAAACTGGCGCGGCATGAACGAATCGATATCTTATACATGACCCAGGGCGAGGCCAGCCACGCAGACTGCTGCGAGCTAGACAGGGGGAAAATTGCCGCAGCAAGGCGCCAACTGGCCAGGCAGGCATTGGACACGCTAGGCGGCAGTGGGATCAAAATGCACTGGCTCGACCTGCCGGATGACGGCGTGCCCGCGCCAGGCTCCCATCGCTTTGACGAGGCCGCCCTTCGGGTCGGAAAGATTATCGACGACATCAAGCCAAGTCAGATTCTCATCCCACACGAGCTCGACACCCACAGCGACCATATCAACACGAACGCCATCGTCATGGCCGCCCTGAAGGGCAGGAATGTTGAAGTGTTCAGCTATCCGACCTGGATGCTTTATCGTTTCAGACGGAAAGACCTTTTCCGTCGAGTAAAAGGCCGAGCATTCAAGCTCAACATCGTCCCGGGCCACCCGAATAAGATGGCCGCGATCGCCATCTATGAAAATGCGGTCGATCCGGCTTGCCCGAACAAGGCGCCGATCATTGGCAGGCTGCCCGACACACTGATGCGCGAGTTCAGAAATGAATACGAGGTTTTTTTCGAACCAGACTGACTGGCAGATCGACATCGCGACGGACTGGGCGAGCATCTGCGACAGTGCCTATATCGAACGCTGGCTCGGCTTGATCGATGCCGATTGTGAACCGAATGTCTTCTTTCACCCGAGCGTCGTCCGGCCCTGGCATGACTCTCAGCCGAACGAAATAAAGCCATTTTTTGTGATTCTGCAAAACCGTGTCGACAATGAGGCGATCTTTTACCCCTTCGTCATCGGCAACCGGGGCTACCGCAATTGCTGGCTCAATACCCTGATTCCGGCCGGATACTTTCTATTCGATCATCACGACCCCATCGTCGCGGCCAGCAGCCCGGCCAGAAAGAAAGCGCTGACTGAATTTTTCTTCACGCAACTGCCTGCTGTCCTCGACAGCTTCCCTGGCCGGCTGGATGGCTTCGACATCCCCAGGCTAAGAACAAACCTAGTGGGCTCGACTCAATCGGATGAGTCATCGCCGGCCATCGATCTCACTGCTTACAGCAGCTACGAAGCCTACAGCAAAGCCCTCAAGGGCGCAGTGCGCGGAGATGTGAATCGGCAAAAAAGAAGGCTATCCGAAATTGGCCATTTGTCTTACCGGAAATACACGGCCGATAACCTGCCGGCCGCGCTGGCCGAATTCGAAGCCTTCACCGAAGCACGATCGAGAAAATGGCATCCCCCTGAAAGCGATTCGCTGTTTTTCGCCCGGCTTCTGGAAGCTTCCCTCGGCGAGACGGTGCATTTTTCGAGCTTGGCATTGAACGACCGAGCAATCAGCTGGCATCTGGGTTTCGTCGACAGGTATTGCTTTTACTATTACATCCCGACTTACGATAAAGCATTCGAATCCTACTCGCCGGGCAAAGTTCACATCAGCATGCTGATAGAAGAATGCTACGCACAGGGGCTCAGGAAGTTCGATTTTTTGCGCGGCTGCGAAAAATACAAATTCGACTGGACCGACCGGAGTGTGCCGTATTTCGCCGTTTCGTATGTTAAAAATGGCCTCGTGCTGGCCATGCGGCGCGGCTGCAACAATATGATCCACGCGCTAAAAAGAATCGCCCTCGATCTCGGCCGTCGCCTTTAACCGGTGGCCGACGAGGGGTATATGCGATCATTCGATAAATTGGGGGGCAAGTGAGTTCGAAGGTCTTGGTGCTCATGGAATGCTGGGGCAACGGTGGCACAGAAACCTATGTCGCCGGGCTAGTGCGCCTGCTCGCGGCCCAAAATTTCGAAGTCACCCTTGCACTACTAAACAATGGCGATGAGGACGCCGTCGATTTTTTACCGCGAAACAGAATTCGCGTAATCGGCCTGGCCGGCCTGCCCAAGGCGCTGCGTCAACAACGGCCCGACGTGGTCAGCCTGCACCTGTATGCCCACCTTCTACCGGCGATGCTGGTGTGCCGGGCACTGCGATACCCGACCGTGACCACGCTGCACATGCCGCTTGAATCCTGGGGGCTTCGCCACCGGCTCTATTGGCGGCTTGCGATTCGACTCTCATCCACCGTGATTGGGGTATCGAAACAGGTGCTCAATCCGTTGAAAGGCCGCAATATTTGGCCGTCCGCCATTCCCGGCGGCGTCGACCCGCTATTCTTCACCTGCCCGCGCGACAAACAGCGGCCGACCGCGGAAGCGTTCACCCTCATCGCGATGGGGCGGCTGGCGGCCGAAAAGGACTGGGCAACCCTGATCGAGGCGGTCGCTCGGCTGCCCCTTCCGCTGCGCCAACGAACGGCCATTGAGTTTTATGGCAGCGGTATCCTGCAAAATGAGCTGGACTCGCTCGCCAAACGATGCGGCGTCCAGACGGCCTTTCATGGCCATGCGGGCAAAGACCAGCTTGTGCAGGCGTTGTCTACGGCTGATTTGTTCGTGCTGCCATCGCGCTTCGAGGGGCTAGGCCTCGCGGCGCTCGAAGCCATGGCGGCCGGTGTGCCAACCATCACCGCCGATTTCGCGGCAGCGCGTGGCTATATCGAACAGGGGGTAACGGGCCACAGATTTCCCGTTGGGGATGCGACCGGCCTGGCACGGTGGATCGAGTGGCACATGACCCACCCCGAAGCGTCGATAGCCATCGGCCTGAAGGGGCGCGAATTCGTTCGACAGCATTTCTCGGAGGAAAAGGCTTATCGTCCTTATCTGGAAATTTTCAAACAGGTGGCAAACTGATGCACGTGCTTTACGTCGACCGAATTGGCGCCAAGTCCATCTGGGGCCTGATGGGCCATATCGCCGTGGGCTTTATGGCACAGGGCGGGCGAGCCACCTGCGTCATGTGGGATGATGGCCGTCACGCCTTTTCCCAGGACGTGCCGGGCGGGGTTGAGGTGGTTCGCATCCAGGTACCGCCCAAGCATCGGCCCTGGGACCTGATCCGTCAGCATTGGGTCTTCGCCCGTGCGTTCCGCAAGCTGCTGCGCCGCCTGCGGCCCGATATCGTACATACCAACTTCGCGGTGCCTTCGATTGTGGCGCGCTGGGTGTCGGCGCGCGAGGACGTGCCGGTCATCGTCTCCACCCAGCACGAGCTTTATGGCTCCATGCGCCTACACTACCGCTGGGGCCTGCGCTTGACCGAGCGATATTGCGCGGCGGTGGTTTATGTATCGCATGCGGTGGCACGTTCCTTCGGCCGCAAGGCCGGCAGCATGGAGGGGGTGCAGCCTCATGGTGCACGGCAGCATGTGGTAATTCCGAACGGCGTCGATATCGACAGAATTCGCGCCGCCACTGCGGACGTAGCCGAGCGGGTGCCGGGCCGCCTTGTCTGCGCCGGGCGCATGGTGCCGGTGAAGGGCCAGCAATGGCTGATCGAGGCCCTGCCAGAGGTGGTGGGCAGGCATCCGAAAATCCAGCTTCGTCTGATCGGCAGCGGCCCCATGGAAGCCACCCTGCGTCGCCGGGTTGCCGAGCTTGACCTGGAGGATAATGTGACTTTCCTGGGCTGGCTGCCGCATGACGTGGTGCTGCGCGAGATGGCTGCGGCAGAGCTGGTGGTCGTGCCTAGCAGCCAGGTGCAGGAGGGGTTTGGGTTGGTGGTGGCCGAGGCCCTGGTCTGCGGCACGCCGCTCGTGGTGAGCGACATTCCGGTGTTCCGCGAGTTGCTTACCGGCGTTGATGGCGTCGCCCATTTTTTTCCACCGGGTGACGTTCAGGCCCTGGCCGATGCACTGGCGGGGCTCCCCTTCGCCACGGCGGCAGAGTCGGGCATTGCG encodes:
- a CDS encoding glycosyltransferase family 4 protein; translation: MHVLYVDRIGAKSIWGLMGHIAVGFMAQGGRATCVMWDDGRHAFSQDVPGGVEVVRIQVPPKHRPWDLIRQHWVFARAFRKLLRRLRPDIVHTNFAVPSIVARWVSAREDVPVIVSTQHELYGSMRLHYRWGLRLTERYCAAVVYVSHAVARSFGRKAGSMEGVQPHGARQHVVIPNGVDIDRIRAATADVAERVPGRLVCAGRMVPVKGQQWLIEALPEVVGRHPKIQLRLIGSGPMEATLRRRVAELDLEDNVTFLGWLPHDVVLREMAAAELVVVPSSQVQEGFGLVVAEALVCGTPLVVSDIPVFRELLTGVDGVAHFFPPGDVQALADALAGLPFATAAESGIAQHTLPVAQLERLSANRMTNAYLQLYRALSSGYQR